A part of Longimicrobiales bacterium genomic DNA contains:
- a CDS encoding sulfatase-like hydrolase/transferase: MSAASGAQIAGANSERLFAKIMRLCAAMTLVNVALLAPWWVLSGGFSPPWLALEAVAIVALFASFPPRPWVRYVALAVSVTIMAATIVGFGEAALRLSLGRSLNLYIDIWLLSSVRHLLWGSLGPLLAVAVMVLVSLGLLVVTAAVAWLLTSLRIDHRVLSGRLSALGLITFLALGTIAERSPMLGPVLDVPTFRLVRVQASSLADIANQKEWFAEALAKFPESYANQPGLMSGLEGRDVVIGFLESYGVVALYDERYSPVLGPRLDDLEARVEAAGLHLASGKLVAPSQGGQSWFAHGSVLSGIWLDNQIRYDMMLSGGRETLIDDFQRAGYRTVAVMPAITAAWPEGGRFGYDEIFTRDQIDYAGPALNWVTMPDQFTWSFLENTVRASSDQPLFVELGLISSHAPWTPILPVLDDWEGIGDGSRFQEFSQIGERPEELWRDTDRVREHYALSVDYAVHTMAAYAERYVDDRTLLIVLGDHQPAPLITGDGASWEVPVHVISGDRSLVDPFLEWGFVEGAWPDTDPGRETLGVDYFRDWFIRAYSGS, encoded by the coding sequence ATGAGCGCGGCGAGTGGCGCCCAGATCGCGGGTGCCAACAGCGAACGGCTCTTCGCGAAGATTATGAGGCTGTGTGCGGCCATGACCCTTGTCAACGTGGCGCTCCTCGCTCCGTGGTGGGTTTTGAGTGGAGGCTTCTCCCCTCCGTGGCTCGCACTGGAGGCGGTGGCGATCGTCGCCCTCTTTGCCAGCTTTCCACCCAGGCCTTGGGTCCGATACGTCGCACTGGCGGTTTCGGTGACGATCATGGCGGCCACAATCGTTGGCTTCGGCGAGGCAGCACTCCGGTTGAGCCTGGGCCGTTCCCTGAATCTCTATATTGATATCTGGCTGCTGAGCTCAGTCCGGCATCTTCTCTGGGGCTCGCTAGGGCCCTTGCTCGCGGTGGCGGTCATGGTGCTGGTGTCCCTGGGGCTACTCGTGGTCACAGCGGCCGTAGCCTGGCTGCTGACGTCCCTTCGCATCGACCACCGCGTCCTGTCCGGCCGATTGAGTGCTCTCGGGCTGATCACATTTCTGGCCCTAGGTACCATCGCGGAACGCTCCCCGATGCTTGGGCCCGTTTTGGACGTGCCCACTTTTCGACTCGTGCGGGTGCAGGCGTCCAGCCTAGCGGATATCGCAAATCAGAAGGAATGGTTTGCGGAGGCATTGGCCAAATTCCCGGAGAGCTATGCGAATCAGCCCGGACTCATGTCCGGTCTGGAAGGCCGCGATGTGGTCATCGGCTTCCTTGAGTCGTATGGCGTCGTCGCCCTTTATGACGAGCGATACTCGCCGGTCCTCGGGCCGCGCCTGGACGATCTGGAAGCCCGCGTTGAAGCTGCAGGGCTGCACCTGGCATCTGGAAAACTGGTCGCACCCAGCCAGGGCGGTCAGTCGTGGTTCGCCCACGGTTCCGTCTTGAGTGGGATCTGGCTGGATAATCAGATCCGCTACGATATGATGCTCTCCGGGGGCCGAGAGACGCTGATCGATGACTTTCAGCGTGCCGGATATCGGACGGTAGCGGTGATGCCCGCGATCACCGCAGCCTGGCCAGAAGGCGGTCGATTCGGCTACGACGAGATATTTACCCGCGACCAGATCGACTATGCAGGGCCGGCTTTGAATTGGGTCACGATGCCGGACCAGTTCACATGGTCCTTCCTTGAGAACACCGTCCGAGCCTCGAGTGATCAGCCTTTGTTCGTGGAGCTCGGGCTCATCAGCAGTCATGCGCCCTGGACTCCCATTCTTCCCGTCCTCGACGACTGGGAAGGAATCGGTGATGGATCACGCTTTCAGGAGTTCAGCCAGATCGGAGAACGTCCGGAGGAGCTATGGCGGGACACGGACCGCGTCCGTGAGCACTATGCGCTTTCCGTCGACTACGCAGTTCATACGATGGCCGCGTATGCAGAGCGCTACGTCGACGACCGGACACTCCTGATCGTGCTGGGCGACCACCAACCGGCACCGCTCATCACGGGGGACGGCGCGAGTTGGGAAGTACCCGTTCACGTCATCAGCGGTGACCGCTCTCTCGTAGACCCGTTCCTTGAGTGGGGCTTCGTCGAGGGCGCCTGGCCGGATACAGATCCTGGGCGGGAGACTCTGGGTGTAGACTACTTTCGTGATTGGTTCATCCGTGCCTACAGCGGTTCATGA
- a CDS encoding 6-carboxytetrahydropterin synthase, with the protein MYSLNVREHFMIAHSFTGEAFGPAQKLHGATYVVDATFRRAELDADGLVVDIALAGDKLREVLGALNYRNLDDDPDFAGKNTTTEFLARVIFERLAASARAGDLGEGATGVTSICVKLNESHVAWGSYEGAL; encoded by the coding sequence ATGTATAGCCTGAACGTCCGAGAACATTTCATGATTGCCCACAGCTTCACTGGAGAGGCATTCGGTCCGGCTCAGAAGTTGCACGGTGCGACCTATGTCGTTGATGCGACCTTTCGGCGCGCTGAATTGGACGCGGACGGTCTGGTGGTGGACATCGCACTCGCCGGTGACAAATTGCGGGAGGTTCTGGGCGCGTTGAACTACCGTAATCTCGACGATGACCCGGATTTCGCAGGGAAGAACACCACGACAGAGTTTCTGGCCCGAGTGATCTTCGAACGACTCGCCGCCTCGGCGAGGGCCGGGGATCTTGGCGAGGGTGCAACGGGGGTCACGTCGATCTGTGTGAAGCTTAATGAGTCACACGTGGCGTGGGGAAGTTACGAAGGGGCTCTGTGA
- a CDS encoding RibD family protein: MSEAFDEAAAWAYVLEARRRAPDEVEHPTASEGGTDEALDILEIYLPLLTQPDLVLGQLGQSLDGRIATESGASHFVTGPQDLKRLHRLRALVDAVVVGANTVDEDNPQLTVRRVEGDNPVRVVLDPNRRLNPSRGVFNDNGARTIVVHQGLTHTVTDDEIVVPAGVDAGLDLTVLLAALRAQGLRRLLVEGGGVTVSRFLAAGLLDRLHITVAPMLIGSGRPSLTLSPIANLDKALRPAFRHFRLGSDVLFDLDLRTEPE, translated from the coding sequence GTGAGCGAGGCCTTCGACGAGGCAGCGGCCTGGGCCTACGTGCTGGAGGCGAGGAGACGCGCGCCAGATGAAGTTGAGCATCCGACTGCCTCGGAAGGCGGGACAGACGAGGCTCTGGACATACTGGAGATCTACCTTCCCCTGCTGACACAACCCGATCTGGTCCTGGGCCAACTCGGTCAAAGCCTGGATGGCAGAATCGCAACGGAAAGCGGAGCGTCGCACTTCGTAACAGGCCCCCAGGATCTCAAGCGCCTCCATCGGCTCCGGGCACTGGTCGACGCCGTTGTGGTGGGAGCCAACACGGTGGACGAGGATAACCCTCAGTTGACCGTCAGGCGCGTCGAAGGAGACAATCCGGTGCGTGTCGTGTTGGATCCGAACCGTCGCCTCAACCCGAGCAGGGGCGTCTTCAACGACAACGGTGCCCGTACGATCGTGGTGCACCAAGGCCTGACACACACGGTGACGGATGACGAAATCGTCGTGCCCGCAGGAGTCGACGCCGGGCTGGATCTCACGGTGTTACTCGCAGCGCTTCGCGCTCAGGGGCTTCGGCGACTCCTCGTCGAGGGCGGCGGCGTGACGGTGTCACGCTTCCTGGCGGCCGGCTTGCTCGACCGCTTGCACATCACCGTCGCCCCTATGTTGATCGGCTCCGGACGACCATCACTCACCCTCAGTCCGATCGCGAACCTGGACAAGGCTCTTCGCCCGGCGTTCCGGCATTTCCGGCTTGGGTCGGACGTCCTGTTCGACCTCGACCTTCGAACAGAGCCTGAATAA
- a CDS encoding CDP-alcohol phosphatidyltransferase family protein: MTAATWWLLGLAASFVWVAGGLYLSMSLLILSQVREELPGPGLGPANRVTVGRAVLAIPVLALSLFPGPLTPIGAWWVIVVSTVVLILDGVDGRVARRTGSESAFGARFDMELDAALIMALSLLVWSSGRAGAWVLLIGLIRYLFVMASWVVPSLSREMPKSRRRQTVCVVQGIALLVALGPLIPVPIALLVVAVSLGLLLYSFAVDVRWLLTN, translated from the coding sequence ATGACTGCGGCAACGTGGTGGCTCCTCGGGTTGGCGGCCAGTTTCGTATGGGTCGCCGGAGGCCTGTACCTCAGCATGTCCCTCTTGATCCTTTCACAGGTCCGAGAGGAACTGCCGGGCCCCGGCTTGGGACCAGCGAACCGGGTAACCGTCGGCCGAGCGGTCCTCGCAATTCCGGTGCTCGCACTTTCATTGTTCCCTGGCCCACTCACCCCGATTGGCGCCTGGTGGGTCATCGTTGTGTCCACTGTAGTCCTGATTCTCGATGGAGTGGACGGCCGGGTCGCCCGGCGCACGGGCAGTGAATCTGCTTTCGGGGCACGGTTCGACATGGAGTTGGACGCCGCGCTTATCATGGCCCTCTCCCTACTCGTATGGAGCAGCGGCCGTGCGGGAGCATGGGTGCTGCTGATTGGACTGATCCGCTACCTCTTCGTCATGGCGAGTTGGGTGGTGCCGTCCCTGTCTCGTGAGATGCCGAAGAGTCGTCGAAGACAGACGGTGTGTGTCGTGCAGGGCATCGCGCTACTGGTCGCTCTCGGTCCGCTCATTCCAGTGCCGATCGCCCTGCTTGTAGTCGCGGTCAGTCTAGGGTTGCTGCTCTACTCATTCGCTGTCGACGTCCGGTGGCTCCTGACCAACTAG
- a CDS encoding FkbM family methyltransferase, which produces MSQSLAARGSEWCGLARSFFVYWRPGRQPGLRRLYRQFVSKGDVVFDVGAHLGDRSVAFASLGATVIALEPQPQVARWLKHLVRRNECILVRTEAVGASAGTARLAISRRAPTVSSLSAPWRDAMRESHPGFSGVRWEDSVDVPVVTLDDLIETYGLPSFCKIDVEGFEAEVLTGLSLALPALSVEFVAGQLPVAEACVRRVCELGSYRFNVILGEGRHFSFDPWENEETIIAWLRDGADGASSGDLYAQLQLDHREPLDD; this is translated from the coding sequence ATGAGCCAGTCGTTGGCAGCGCGTGGGTCTGAGTGGTGCGGTCTCGCCCGCTCCTTCTTCGTGTACTGGCGGCCCGGTCGCCAACCCGGGCTGCGGCGTCTGTATCGTCAATTCGTGAGCAAGGGCGACGTCGTCTTTGATGTGGGAGCACATCTGGGCGACCGATCCGTGGCGTTCGCATCGCTCGGTGCCACCGTGATCGCTCTGGAGCCCCAACCTCAGGTTGCTCGATGGTTAAAGCACCTCGTCCGTCGAAACGAATGTATCCTAGTGAGAACAGAAGCAGTGGGAGCATCGGCCGGGACGGCACGACTCGCGATCAGCCGTAGGGCGCCAACCGTCTCATCGCTGTCTGCGCCGTGGCGCGACGCCATGAGGGAATCTCACCCTGGCTTCAGTGGCGTCCGGTGGGAGGATTCGGTTGACGTCCCTGTCGTGACCCTTGATGACCTCATCGAGACGTACGGTCTCCCTAGCTTCTGTAAGATCGACGTAGAGGGCTTCGAGGCCGAGGTTCTCACCGGCTTGAGTCTCGCGCTGCCAGCTCTCTCCGTTGAGTTCGTCGCGGGGCAACTCCCTGTAGCAGAGGCCTGCGTTCGTCGCGTTTGCGAGCTTGGGAGCTATCGTTTCAATGTGATCCTCGGTGAGGGACGCCATTTCTCATTCGACCCATGGGAGAACGAGGAGACGATCATCGCATGGTTGAGAGATGGCGCCGATGGCGCGTCGTCCGGCGACCTTTACGCACAGTTGCAGTTGGACCACCGAGAACCACTAGATGACTGA
- a CDS encoding creatininase family protein: MTDRNVRYWHTMTASEAAEIHEQDPVVVLPLAAIEQHGPHLPLSTDLDIGLGLIARAFEHLPADEHAFVLPPLAVGTSHEHTSFPGTLSLPPDQLVDFIRSLGESLAGAGVRRLVLANSHGGNRFAMDAAGLALRGEHGMLVVKASYFRFARPDGTDLPDTEWRHGLHGGAVETAMMLDLRPDLVRTAQIARFPSLGEELEGTLKRLRPEGEASFSWLAGDLNRHGVTGDATLGSAALGERLVAHYGKALAEVILDTKTFPMDRFGEADGPS; this comes from the coding sequence ATGACTGATCGAAACGTGCGCTATTGGCACACCATGACCGCGAGCGAAGCGGCAGAGATTCACGAGCAAGATCCGGTCGTAGTCCTGCCACTGGCTGCGATCGAGCAGCACGGACCCCACCTTCCGCTGTCCACAGATCTGGACATCGGGCTCGGCTTGATCGCACGCGCGTTCGAACACCTGCCTGCCGACGAGCACGCCTTTGTCCTTCCACCTCTCGCGGTCGGGACGAGCCATGAGCATACGTCTTTCCCGGGTACGCTGAGTCTTCCGCCGGATCAGCTCGTCGACTTCATTCGCAGCCTCGGTGAGAGCCTCGCAGGAGCCGGTGTTAGGAGGCTGGTGCTGGCGAACAGCCATGGCGGCAATCGATTCGCGATGGACGCGGCAGGCCTAGCTCTCAGGGGCGAGCATGGGATGCTCGTGGTCAAGGCGAGCTATTTCCGATTCGCACGACCGGACGGCACCGACCTTCCGGACACAGAGTGGCGACACGGCCTGCACGGGGGGGCCGTCGAGACTGCGATGATGCTCGACCTACGGCCCGACCTTGTTCGGACCGCCCAGATCGCGCGATTCCCGTCTCTAGGAGAGGAACTCGAAGGCACCCTCAAGCGTCTCAGACCAGAAGGCGAGGCATCGTTCTCCTGGTTGGCGGGCGACCTCAATCGGCACGGAGTGACAGGCGATGCTACGCTCGGATCCGCCGCGCTTGGGGAGCGGCTGGTAGCACACTACGGGAAAGCCCTCGCGGAAGTCATTCTCGACACCAAGACTTTTCCCATGGACAGGTTTGGTGAGGCAGACGGCCCCTCGTGA
- a CDS encoding glucan biosynthesis protein G: MSAPEVSRSFALLALLLLPAFGCGVSEEESTLPSDRREANPMGQVVDLALEPATPATIAQHVRAKARVLAAREYSGRDTQLPASLANLDYSDYRSIRYRPAAALWRDASPFEVQLLPRGGLFSEAVQLHVVGSEQVLEMPFDPTLFSFEGRSAQANQEDRAALGYSGFRVHYPLNRPEVADEIVVFQGASYFRLLGPGHVHGLSSRGLAIDIGEYAGEEFPDFIEFWLVEPSAGDRTLVFYALLDSPSVTGAYRFELEPGPETVLHVSARLFARHDVNKLGVAPLSSMFLYGPNEAWNYDDFRPEVHDSDGLMMLTRVGEWIWRPLANRQDVRVTALRDGEPQGFGLAQRARNFGQYLDLETSYHRRPSQWVERVGGDWGVGGVELLEAPTDSEFSDNVAVSWVPDRPFRAGDERYYEYRLVTFDDRLDHQTLAQVQRTRIGWDALPGAAAPPPVSQRRVVVDFSLGGRVGDRTMGVESAVVEAVIEISAGEISDVRMAPLPDDAGWRVSFRLSPAGSEPADMRLHLVRDKARVSESWSYVWYPQGPRISTN, encoded by the coding sequence ATGTCTGCTCCGGAAGTATCCCGCTCGTTCGCTTTGCTGGCGTTGCTCCTGCTGCCTGCCTTCGGGTGCGGCGTCTCGGAGGAGGAGTCCACACTACCTTCGGACAGGCGGGAGGCCAACCCGATGGGGCAGGTGGTGGACCTCGCGCTGGAGCCCGCGACCCCCGCGACGATCGCCCAGCACGTCAGGGCGAAGGCACGCGTTTTGGCCGCACGAGAGTATTCCGGGCGTGACACGCAGTTGCCCGCCTCGCTGGCGAACCTGGACTACAGTGACTATCGGTCGATCCGCTATCGGCCGGCGGCTGCCCTGTGGAGGGACGCATCCCCGTTCGAAGTCCAGCTTCTCCCAAGGGGTGGACTCTTCTCGGAGGCGGTTCAACTCCATGTCGTCGGCTCGGAACAGGTCCTGGAGATGCCGTTCGATCCAACGCTGTTCTCTTTCGAGGGGCGGTCCGCTCAGGCGAATCAAGAAGATCGAGCGGCTCTTGGCTACTCCGGCTTCCGGGTTCACTACCCGCTGAATCGTCCGGAGGTGGCCGACGAGATCGTCGTCTTTCAGGGGGCGTCATATTTCAGACTCCTCGGACCGGGGCACGTGCATGGCCTGTCCTCGCGAGGACTCGCGATCGATATCGGTGAGTACGCCGGAGAAGAGTTCCCAGACTTCATCGAATTCTGGCTGGTTGAGCCGAGCGCGGGCGACCGGACCCTCGTCTTCTATGCCCTCCTCGATAGCCCATCAGTTACGGGGGCCTATCGGTTCGAACTGGAGCCTGGCCCGGAAACGGTACTACATGTGAGTGCTCGGTTGTTCGCACGGCATGATGTGAACAAGCTGGGCGTCGCGCCGCTCAGCAGCATGTTTCTCTACGGACCTAACGAAGCTTGGAATTACGACGATTTCCGTCCGGAGGTGCACGATTCCGATGGCCTCATGATGCTTACCAGGGTCGGAGAGTGGATCTGGAGGCCGTTGGCGAACCGGCAAGACGTTCGGGTCACGGCTCTGCGCGACGGAGAGCCACAAGGCTTCGGGCTGGCTCAGCGCGCTCGCAATTTTGGCCAGTACCTCGACCTGGAAACGTCCTACCATAGGCGCCCGAGTCAGTGGGTCGAGCGGGTAGGGGGGGACTGGGGTGTCGGTGGCGTAGAGCTGCTCGAGGCCCCGACCGACTCGGAGTTCAGCGATAACGTCGCAGTGTCCTGGGTGCCTGATCGGCCGTTCCGGGCGGGGGACGAGCGTTATTATGAATACCGACTCGTGACTTTTGATGACCGGCTCGACCATCAGACGCTGGCCCAAGTTCAACGGACACGGATTGGGTGGGATGCGCTCCCAGGTGCCGCTGCCCCACCCCCCGTCAGTCAACGACGCGTGGTTGTTGATTTCTCTTTGGGTGGCCGGGTTGGGGATCGGACAATGGGAGTCGAGTCTGCTGTGGTCGAGGCCGTCATTGAGATTTCCGCAGGCGAAATTTCGGACGTACGCATGGCCCCACTTCCCGATGATGCCGGGTGGCGCGTCTCGTTTCGTCTCTCCCCTGCGGGAAGTGAGCCTGCCGACATGCGACTCCATCTCGTTCGAGACAAAGCACGAGTGAGTGAGAGCTGGAGCTACGTCTGGTATCCGCAAGGACCGAGGATTTCCACCAATTAG
- a CDS encoding class I SAM-dependent methyltransferase translates to MSVETFDAGWLTLREPVDHRSRPSDLAERLSLWWAARGATKVLDLGSGTGSNFRYLSGRLPGPQDWTLLDHDQALLERAMAEPAKASGGVRVTAVAGDLMNEGITEVQSADLVTASALLDLASEESVDALAEACASARCAALFALTYDGRVTWGPDVDAFDEQILTAINTHQRRDKGMGRALGPTAGTYTLEAFCRRGYKTFTSASPWRLTHGDKVLARALLEGWRDAALDERPDQSDAIRAWSELRAADLQSPTLQLTVGHVDVLVLPAGAPTGRR, encoded by the coding sequence ATGAGCGTGGAGACTTTTGACGCGGGATGGTTGACGCTTCGTGAGCCTGTCGACCATCGGTCCCGACCGAGTGACCTTGCCGAACGACTCTCCCTCTGGTGGGCCGCGCGAGGGGCGACGAAGGTTCTGGATCTGGGGAGCGGGACCGGGTCGAATTTTCGATATCTGTCCGGTCGGCTGCCGGGTCCACAGGATTGGACTCTGCTGGACCACGATCAGGCATTGCTTGAGCGGGCGATGGCTGAACCGGCCAAAGCCTCCGGTGGCGTCCGTGTTACCGCCGTGGCAGGTGACCTCATGAACGAGGGGATCACCGAGGTGCAGAGCGCCGATCTGGTAACTGCATCAGCGCTGCTAGACCTGGCATCGGAAGAGAGTGTCGACGCGTTGGCCGAGGCCTGTGCCTCAGCCAGATGTGCGGCTCTTTTCGCGCTCACCTACGACGGGAGGGTCACCTGGGGCCCGGACGTCGACGCTTTCGATGAACAGATTCTCACTGCCATCAACACACACCAACGGCGAGACAAGGGCATGGGTCGAGCGCTGGGCCCCACCGCAGGTACCTACACCTTGGAGGCGTTTTGTCGTCGTGGGTACAAGACCTTCACGTCTGCCTCGCCGTGGCGTCTCACCCACGGTGACAAGGTTCTCGCACGGGCGCTGCTCGAAGGCTGGCGCGACGCCGCGCTCGATGAGCGACCTGACCAGAGCGACGCGATTCGTGCCTGGAGCGAGCTGCGAGCCGCGGATCTTCAGAGTCCCACGCTTCAGCTTACGGTCGGACATGTCGACGTGCTGGTGTTGCCGGCGGGGGCGCCTACAGGTCGACGTTGA
- a CDS encoding glycosyltransferase family 4 protein, with product MSPRLHLIVPGPLDQRTGGYLYDAHMVEGLRRLGWTVDVISLEGAFPRADARARVSMEKSLAALPDGSRVVIDGLAMGGLPDPIRDHGERLRIVSLVHHPLADETGLSPSDEEKFRDSEREALKHCAGVVVTSPFTAHRLAGYGVPERRIRAVPPGTAPAAWATGPGEGAPPQLICVGTLTQRKGHDTLVAALDFVRDLDWTCVCAGSLDRDLEHTRAVRDQVTAAGLANRICFLGEVDEEVLSRLYDTSSMFVLPSRYEGYGMAFTEALARGLPVVSTTGGAIPFTVPAEAGILVSPGDAPAFAAALRSLLGGLSTRRESMAAAARSHAATLPSWEDSATAFALAVDGLTR from the coding sequence GTGAGCCCTCGCCTGCACTTGATTGTTCCCGGCCCACTCGATCAGCGGACGGGGGGATATCTGTATGACGCCCACATGGTCGAGGGTCTTCGGCGGCTCGGTTGGACCGTCGACGTCATCAGCCTGGAGGGCGCGTTCCCCCGCGCCGATGCTCGGGCACGGGTGTCGATGGAGAAATCGCTTGCGGCTTTGCCGGACGGCTCCCGGGTGGTGATCGATGGACTCGCGATGGGCGGCTTGCCGGACCCGATTCGCGACCACGGTGAGCGCCTGAGAATCGTGTCGCTTGTCCACCATCCGTTGGCGGACGAAACGGGCCTCTCGCCGAGCGACGAAGAGAAGTTCAGGGACTCGGAGCGAGAGGCACTGAAACACTGTGCGGGGGTCGTTGTCACGAGCCCATTTACGGCCCATCGACTCGCGGGATACGGTGTGCCTGAACGTCGAATCCGAGCTGTGCCTCCTGGGACGGCGCCTGCCGCGTGGGCCACCGGTCCCGGCGAGGGTGCTCCGCCTCAACTGATCTGCGTCGGAACGCTGACGCAAAGGAAGGGACATGACACCCTCGTTGCCGCGCTTGATTTCGTGCGCGACTTGGACTGGACCTGTGTGTGTGCGGGTAGCCTGGACCGTGACCTGGAGCACACACGTGCGGTGCGGGATCAGGTCACGGCAGCGGGTCTGGCCAATCGGATCTGTTTCTTGGGCGAGGTCGATGAAGAGGTACTCAGCAGACTCTACGATACGAGCTCGATGTTTGTCCTGCCCTCCCGTTATGAAGGCTACGGAATGGCATTCACCGAGGCCTTGGCACGCGGCCTGCCTGTCGTGAGCACGACCGGCGGAGCCATTCCGTTCACCGTGCCTGCCGAGGCAGGAATCCTAGTCAGTCCGGGTGATGCGCCTGCGTTCGCAGCAGCCCTGCGCTCTCTGCTCGGTGGTCTGTCCACTCGCCGCGAGAGCATGGCGGCTGCGGCCCGAAGCCACGCAGCGACTCTCCCGTCCTGGGAAGATTCCGCAACTGCATTCGCCTTGGCCGTGGATGGGCTTACGCGATGA
- a CDS encoding lysylphosphatidylglycerol synthase transmembrane domain-containing protein, translating into MSSPSQPKWPWLLARFGVSASVLAVVARTLDLDAVVERLSGFSLGWVALGLGLSVLQVVMLGWRWRFTAARLDIDLPMGIAVREYYLGIFLNQLLPGGVTGDVSRAWRHARTEAPTGPSVRAVVLERMSGQVIMTIFAAGAVLMLPLGPALGRVMAVLGTVGIAAVVVVTMIRRAEPRPFVGRIWADTHRAVLAPEALPIQVGTALLTVASYVGLYLVAARAVGVETELLRFLPLVPPVLMTMLVPISVAGWGLREGAAAALWGASGLSPEDGVSISVAYGLLVLLSSLPGAAVLIQALFEGRGRTGRPTQAGNAGTPGEEPCPGSRSD; encoded by the coding sequence TTGAGCTCTCCCTCTCAACCAAAGTGGCCCTGGCTGCTAGCTCGGTTCGGTGTAAGCGCGAGTGTGCTCGCGGTGGTGGCACGAACGCTCGACCTTGATGCGGTCGTCGAACGCCTTTCAGGATTCAGCCTTGGGTGGGTGGCCCTTGGACTGGGCCTCTCCGTCCTCCAGGTGGTCATGCTCGGATGGCGGTGGCGGTTCACGGCGGCAAGGCTGGACATCGACCTGCCGATGGGTATCGCCGTACGGGAGTACTATCTCGGCATCTTTCTCAACCAGCTCCTCCCGGGAGGGGTTACTGGAGATGTATCTCGAGCCTGGCGACACGCTCGCACCGAAGCACCCACCGGGCCTTCCGTACGGGCCGTTGTGTTGGAGCGGATGTCTGGGCAGGTGATCATGACGATTTTTGCGGCCGGGGCGGTGCTGATGCTGCCGCTCGGGCCTGCGCTGGGTAGAGTGATGGCCGTCCTGGGGACGGTCGGTATAGCCGCTGTGGTTGTCGTCACAATGATCAGAAGGGCCGAGCCGAGGCCGTTCGTGGGCCGCATCTGGGCGGACACGCACAGGGCTGTCCTCGCGCCGGAGGCGCTACCGATTCAGGTCGGAACCGCTCTGCTCACGGTAGCCTCGTACGTGGGTCTTTATCTGGTCGCTGCTCGTGCGGTCGGGGTAGAGACGGAGCTCCTTCGTTTCCTGCCCCTCGTCCCCCCCGTGCTGATGACGATGCTTGTGCCGATCTCTGTCGCGGGCTGGGGACTCCGAGAGGGTGCGGCGGCTGCACTTTGGGGAGCCTCAGGGTTGAGCCCGGAGGACGGAGTGTCGATCTCGGTCGCGTACGGACTGCTTGTGCTGCTCTCGAGCCTACCCGGTGCGGCCGTTCTTATTCAGGCTCTGTTCGAAGGTCGAGGTCGAACAGGACGTCCGACCCAAGCCGGAAATGCCGGAACGCCGGGCGAAGAGCCTTGTCCAGGTTCGCGATCGGACTGA
- a CDS encoding zinc-binding alcohol dehydrogenase: protein MNTERARQFWVQSPRHGEIVAANLPLRQEGEVLVRTLYSGISRGTETLVYRGEVPDSQHEVMRAPFQEGDFSGPLKYGYSSVGEVLEGPASLVGQTVFCLYPHQDLYCVPAESVTPLPSAIPPSRAVLAANVETALNAVWDSQAGPGDRIVVIGAGVVGLLVAWLCNSLPGAEVLLVDVDPTRAAVAATLGVPFADQVSEADDADLVFHASGQPAGLRTALTAAGKEAMILEVSWYGTKAVSLPLGEAFHSRRLTLKSSQVGAIPSHRTPRWSHARRMSVALSLLEDARLDALIPDENDFEDLPEVMDRLSRATGGALCHLIRYPSQP from the coding sequence TTGAATACCGAGCGAGCCCGACAGTTTTGGGTTCAGTCACCCAGGCACGGCGAGATCGTGGCGGCGAACCTCCCTCTCAGGCAAGAGGGAGAGGTCTTGGTCCGCACGCTCTACTCCGGGATCAGCCGCGGCACGGAGACACTCGTCTATCGGGGTGAGGTGCCGGACTCGCAGCATGAAGTGATGCGTGCACCCTTCCAGGAGGGCGACTTCTCAGGCCCTCTCAAATATGGCTACTCCAGCGTTGGAGAAGTCCTCGAGGGACCTGCGTCGCTTGTGGGACAGACAGTATTCTGTCTCTATCCGCATCAGGACCTCTACTGCGTGCCCGCCGAGTCGGTAACGCCTTTACCAAGTGCGATTCCGCCTTCCCGGGCCGTGCTGGCCGCGAACGTCGAGACGGCACTTAATGCGGTTTGGGACTCTCAGGCGGGGCCCGGAGATCGGATCGTCGTCATCGGAGCCGGGGTCGTTGGGCTGTTGGTGGCGTGGCTGTGCAATTCGCTCCCCGGTGCCGAGGTGCTCCTGGTCGACGTCGATCCGACCAGGGCTGCCGTCGCGGCGACCTTAGGCGTACCGTTCGCAGACCAGGTCTCTGAGGCGGACGACGCGGACTTGGTCTTCCATGCCAGCGGCCAGCCGGCGGGCCTACGCACCGCCCTCACGGCGGCGGGAAAAGAGGCAATGATTCTCGAAGTCAGTTGGTACGGGACTAAGGCCGTATCTTTGCCGCTCGGTGAGGCGTTCCACTCTCGCCGACTGACACTAAAAAGCAGTCAGGTCGGGGCGATCCCTTCACACCGGACCCCACGATGGAGTCACGCCCGGCGGATGTCCGTTGCGTTGTCGTTGCTCGAGGATGCGCGCCTCGACGCGCTCATTCCCGACGAAAACGACTTCGAGGACCTTCCTGAGGTGATGGACAGGCTGAGCCGTGCCACTGGCGGGGCGTTGTGCCATCTCATTCGATACCCGTCTCAACCGTAG